Proteins encoded in a region of the Panicum hallii strain FIL2 chromosome 3, PHallii_v3.1, whole genome shotgun sequence genome:
- the LOC112887132 gene encoding uncharacterized protein LOC112887132, which translates to MASLVSQPRHSIQTYWARRNYQRLGSPSRRLRVARLGAGGSSRAASTQPAPAAGPASARSSSWKARASRAARVRAAVVLAAPALLLARLRDAYVDAMVALGGGAVRPCAALARSRSGAEAGLWAKRVPRARGQPGQRSGGARGGDFERRMMAHIYSMVVTPELPCAARA; encoded by the coding sequence ATGGCCAGCCTCGTGTCCCAGCCGCGCCACAGCATCCAGACGTACTGGGCGCGGAGGAACTACCAGCGCCTGGGCTCGCCGTCGCGGCGCCTCAGGGTGGCCCGCCTgggcgcgggcggcagcagcagggcgGCGTCGACgcagccggcgccggcggcgggccccgcctccgcgcgctCGTCGTCGTGGAAGGCCAGGGCGTCGCGTGCGGCGCGGGTCCGCGCCGCGGTCGTGCTGGCGGCGCCAGCGCTCCTGCTCGCGCGGCTCCGGGACGCGTACGTGGACGCGATGGTGGCGCTGGGCGGGGGCGCCGTGCGGCCGTGCGCGGCGCTGGCCAGGTCGCGGAGCGGCGCGGAGGCCGGTCTGTGGGCGAAGCGGGTGCCGCGGGCGCGCGGCCAGCCCGggcagcggagcggcggcgcgcggggcggcgacTTCGAGCGCCGGATGATGGCGCACATATACAGCATGGTCGTCACGCCAGAGCTGCCCTGCGCTGCCAGGGCCTGA
- the LOC112884194 gene encoding uncharacterized protein LOC112884194, translating to MAASSISCCLGPLAPPKEAATAATAARRSSSGVPSSLRRACAAAAACAVMGMACGGGGGGDMALALALARDGAAASRTGDVAAAVGVPRAQARWSNRRQCPAWRANSLENVVPENLPRASARKTFSSVSISAAALAPSPDLVLPPFLSPRPGTGCFSL from the coding sequence ATGGCGGCTTCCTCCATCAGCTGCTGCCTCGGGCCTCTTGCTCCGCCCAAGGAAGCTGCTACTGCTGCCACTGCTGCTCGCAGGTCGTCGTCGGGCGTGCCATCGTCGCTGCGCcgcgcgtgcgccgccgccgcggcgtgcgCCGTGATGGGGatggcgtgcggcggcggcggcggcggcgacatgGCCCTGGCCCTGGCGCTGGCGCGGGACGGCGCGGCCGCGTCGAGGACCGGCGACGTCGCCGCGGCCGTGGGCGTCCCGCGCGCGCAGGCGCGGTGGAGCAACCGCAGGCAGTGCCCGGCGTGGCGCGCCAACTCGCTGGAGAACGTCGTGCCGGAGAACCTGccccgcgcgtccgcgcgcaaGACGTTCAGCAGCGTCTCGATCTCGGCGGCGGCCCTGGCGCCCTCGCCGGACTTGGTGTTGCCTCCTTTCCTGTCGCCGCGCCCCGGGACGGGCTGCTTCTCCCTCTGA
- the LOC112884195 gene encoding uncharacterized protein LOC112884195: MAVSSISCSLKPPSPVKEASARLQPPPPATGTPWSGGLRRACVAAAASVVIATAGAGGDAALAWDGAAVPRIAGDDAVAVDARAPPRWSDRRECPPWRANSLENIVPENLPRPSARRRFNSIRAPDRAPALAPEAVAPFLAQHSGLGCFSL, translated from the exons ATGGCGGTTTCCTCCATTAGCTGCTCGCTCAAGCCTCCATCTCCCGTCAAAGAAGCCAGCGCTCGCCTGCAACCGCCGCCACCAGCCACGGGCACACCGTG GTCGGGCGGGCTGCGCcgggcgtgcgtggcggccgccGCGAGCGTCGTGATCGCGAcggcgggggccggcggcgacgcggcCCTCGCGTGGGATGGGGCGGCCGTCCCCAGGATCGCCGGCGACGACGCCGTGGCCGTGGacgcgcgggcgccgccgcggtgGAGCGACCGCAGGGAGTGCCCGCCGTGGCGCGCCAACTCGCTGGAGAACATCGTGCCGGAGAACCTGCCCCGCCCGTCGGCCCGCCGCAGGTTCAACAGCATCAGGGCGCCGGACAGGGCCCCCGCCCTCGCGCCCGAAGCGGTGGCGCCCTTCCTGGCGCAGCACTCTGGCCTGGGCTGCTTCTCCCTCTAG
- the LOC112885197 gene encoding DELLA protein DWARF8-like → MGLIPFGLLPMDPGTAATLTGAISPPFPAGAAANSAAYCIDPALFASLLPPGRQPAAPAAAEETRRRQEEEEEGAAIRLVHLLVTCAGAIQSGDYSAAHGNLAEARAILSVITTSTGIGRVANHFADALAQRLFPAYPQAAPPAPPPAALADLYSHFYDAGPYLNFAYSTANQAILDAFEGCDRVHVVDFALMQGLQWPTLIHALSQREGGPPRLRITGIGPQPTGAGDELREVGVRLAEFARSLGVPFYFQGVCVDQLDGLSNWMLKIVPGDGEALAFNSILQLHRLLVDPDADPAVPAPIDILLDLVTELQPRVFTVVEQEADHNRPPLLERFTNALFHYAAMFDSMAAVGHRGGATDSLAEAYLRAEIFDIVCGEGSARAERHEPLGRWRERLARAGLTQVPFGRNEVQLATAQLLRATSSPGSGYSILECAGSLALAWHDRPLYAATAWSAAGGSAAGAVAGTEGRDNNGRRKTRNGSREINSTGNLAIA, encoded by the coding sequence ATGGGTCTCATCCCCTTCGGCTTGCTGCCTATGGACCCCGGCACCGCCGCCACACTCACCGGCGCCATTTCTCCCCCGTTCCCTGCCGGCGCAGCTGCCAACAGCGCCGCGTACTGCATCGACCCGGCCCTGTTCGCGTCCCTCCTGCCGCCCGGCAGGCAGCCCGCTGCCCCAGCAGCCGCGGAGGAAACGAGGCGGCgccaggaggaggaagaggagggcgcGGCCATCCGCCTGGTGCACCTCCTTGTCACCTGCGCCGGCGCCATCCAGTCCGGCGACTACTCGGCCGCGCATGGCAACCTGGCCGAGGCGCGCGCGATCCTTTCGGTGATCACTACCTCGACCGGGATCGGCCGCGTCGCGAACCACTTCGCGGACGCGCTCGCGCAGCGCCTCTTCCCGGCGTACCCGCAAGCGGCGCCGCCTGCTCCGCCTCCCGCCGCGCTGGCCGACCTCTACAGCCACTTCTACGATGCAGGACCCTACCTGAACTTCGCCTACTCCACGGCGAACCAGGCGATCCTCGATGCGTTTGAGGGCTGCGACCGCGTGCACGTCGTCGACTTCGCCCTCATGCAGGGCCTCCAGTGGCCGACGCTCATCCACGCCCTGTCCCAGCGCGAAGGCGGGCCACCGCGCCTCCGCATCACCGGCATTGGCCCACAACCAACAggcgccggcgacgagctcCGTGAGGTGGGCGTCCGCCTCGCCGAGTTCGCGCGCTCCCTGGGAGTCCCCTTCTACTTCCAGGGCGTCTGCGTCGACCAGCTCGATGGGTTGAGCAACTGGATGCTCAAAATCGTCCCGGGCGACGGCGAGGCGCTGGCATTCAACTCCATCCTGCAGCTCCACCGTCTCCTCGTCGACCCGGACGCCGACCCGGCGGTGCCCGCGCCGATTGACATCCTCCTCGACCTCGTCACCGAGCTACAGCCCAGGGTCTTCACGGTCGTTGAGCAGGAGGCAGACCACAACAGGCCGCCGCTGCTGGAGAGGTTCACCAACGCGCTCTTCCACTACGCGGCCATGTTCGACTCCATGGCGGCCGTGGGCCACCGCGGCGGCGCCACCGACTCGCTCGCGGAGGCGTACCTCCGGGCCGAGATCTTCGACATCGTCTGCGGCGAGGGCAGCGCCCGCGCCGAGCGCCACGAGCCGCTGGGTCGCTGGAGGGAGAGGCTCGCCCGCGCGGGACTGACCCAGGTGCCGTTCGGCCGGAACGAGGTCCAGCTGGCGACGGCGCAGCTGCTCCGCGCGACGTCCTCCCCCGGCTCCGGGTACAGCATCCTCGAGTGCGCCGGCAGCCTCGCGCTGGCGTGGCACGACCGCCCGCTGTACGCGGCGACGGCGTGGAGCGCGGCAGGGGGAAGCGCTGCCGGCGCCGTGGCTGGCACCGAGGGGCGCGACAATAACGGCCGCCGCAAGACTAGGAACGGTAGCCGTGAGATCAACAGCACCGGAAACCTGGCGATTGCCTAG
- the LOC112884030 gene encoding pentatricopeptide repeat-containing protein At1g15510, chloroplastic, whose translation MPRPPTNPTLNPPFLPLASLPSARAIPPTRLYPEKRPRRLSSAAVSVVASTSFSADPSAELRALCSHGQLAQALWLLESSAEPPDEDAYVALFRLCEWRRAVEPGLRACAHADERHAWFGLRLGNAMLSMLVRFGETWQAWKVFAKMPERDVFSWNIMVGGYGKAGLLEEALDLYHRMMWAGVRPDVYTFPCVLRSCGGVPDWRMGREVHAHVLRFGFGGEVDVLNALMTMYAKCGDAVAARKVFDSMTMMDCISWNAMIAGHFENDECNTGLELFLTMLEDEVQPNLMTITSVTVASGLLSDISFAKEMHGLAVKRGFATDVAFCNSLIQMYASLGMMGQARTVFSRMDTRDAMSWTAMISGYEKNGFPDKALEVYALMEVNNVSPDDITIASALAACACLGRLDVGVKLHELAESKGFMSYIIVANALLEMYAKSKHIDKAIEVFKCMPEKDVVSWSSMIAGFCFNHRNFEALYYFRHMLADVKPNSVTFIAALAACAATGALRSGKEIHAHVLRHGIGSEGYLPNALIDLYVKCGQTGYAWTQFCAHGAKDVVSWNTMLAGFVAHGHGDTALSFFNQMVKTGECPDEVTFVALLCACSRGGMVSEGWELFHSMTEKYSIVPNLKHYACMVDLLSRVGQLAEAHNFINEMPIAPDAAVWGALLNGCRIHRHVELGELAAKYVLELEPNDAGYHVLLCDLYADAGRWDKLARVRKTMRDKGLDHDSGCSWVEVKGVVHAFLTDDESHPQIREINTVLEGIYERMKASGCAPVESHSPEDKEVSKDDIFCGHSERLAVAFGLINTAPGTLVSVTKNQYTCQSCHRILKMISNIVRRDIIVRDSNQLHHFKDGSCTCGDEGYV comes from the coding sequence ATGCCGCGCCCGCCCACTAACCCCACGCTCAACCCACCCTTCCTCCCACTCGCCTCCCTTCCCTCGGCGCGCGCCATCCCGCCCACCCGCCTCTACCCGGAGAAGCGCCCACGACGTCTCAGCTCGGCCGCCGTCTCGGTGGTGGCCTCCACCTCCTTCTCCGCAGACCCGAGCGCGGAGCTGCGAGCACTCTGCTCCCATGGCCAGCTCGCGCAGGCGCTCTGGCTCCTCGAGTCCTCTGCCGAGCCGCCCGACGAGGACGCCTACGTCGCGCTGTTCCGCCTCTGCGAGTGGCGCCGCGCGGTGGAACCCGGGCTGCGCGCGTGTGCGCACGCGGACGAACGGCACGCGTGGTTCGGGCTCCGCCTCGGGAACGCCATGCTCAGCATGCTTGTCAGGTTCGGGGAGACGTGGCAGGCGTGGAAGGTGTTCGCCAAAATGCCCGAGCGGGACGTCTTCTCCTGGAACATCATGGTGGGCGGGTACGGGAAGGCCGGGTTGCTGGAGGAGGCGCTGGACCTGTACCACAGGATGATGTGGGCAGGTGTGAGGCCGGATGTCTACACGTTCCCTTGCGTGCTGCGGAGTTGTGGCGGCGTCCCAGACTGGAGGATGGGGAGGGAGGTGCATGCACATGTCCTCCGGTTTGGGTTTGGGGGCGAGGTTGACGTCCTCAATGCACTCATGACCATGTATGCTAAATGTGGGGATGCTGTGGCTGCACGTAAGGTGTTTGACAGTATGACCATGATGGACTGTATCTCATGGAATGCGATGATTGCTGGGCATTTTGAGAATGATGAGTGCAACACAGGGTTGGAGTTGTTTCTTACCATGCTGGAGGATGAGGTGCAGCCTAACCTCATGACGATAACTAGTGTGACTGTTGCATCAGGTTTGTTATCAGATATAAGTTTTGCAAAGGAAATGCATGGGCTTGCCGTGAAGAGGGGTTTTGCCACCGACGTTGCATTTTGTAACTCTTTGATTCAAATGTATGCGAGTCTTGGGATGATGGGGCAAGCAAGAACAGTGTTCTCAAGAATGGATACTAGAGATGCCATGTCATGGACGGCTATGATATCTGGGTATGAGAAAAATGGTTTCCCAGATAAAGCTCTTGAAGTGTATGCACTGATGGAAGTGAACAATGTAAGTCCTGATGATATTACTATTGCAAGTGCCCTTGCTGCTTGTGCTTGCTTGGGGCGTTTGGATGTTGGCGTCAAGTTGCATGAGCTTGCTGAGAGCAAGGGATTCATGAGCTACATCATAGTTGCAAATGCACTCCTTGAAATGTATGCAAAGTCCAAGCACATTGATAAGGCTATTGAAGTTTTTAAGTGCATGCCTGAGAAGGATGTAGTATCATGGAGTTCAATGATCGCAGGATTTTGCTTCAACCATAGGAACTTTGAGGCTCTTTATTATTTCAGGCATATGCTGGCAGATGTGAAGCCCAATTCTGTCACTTTTATAGCTGCTCTTGCGGCTTGTGCTGCTACTGGGGCTTTGAGGAGTGGTAAGGAGATCCATGCACATGTTTTAAGGCATGGTATTGGATCTGAAGGTTATTTACCCAATGCCCTTATCGACCTGTATGTAAAATGTGGCCAGACAGGTTATGCTTGGACACAGTTCTGTGCGCACGGTGCAAAGGATGTTGTGTCTTGGAATACCATGCTTGCTGGTTTTGTAGCTCATGGGCATGGGGATACTGCTCTATCGTTCTTCAATCAAATGGTGAAAACTGGAGAGTGTCCGGATGAAGTTACGTTTGTCGCTCTGTTATGTGCTTGTAGTAGGGGTGGAATGGTCAGTGAAGGTTGGGAACTTTTTCACAGCATGACTGAGAAATACTCTATTGTTCCAAATCTCAAGCACTATGCATGCATGGTGGATCTGCTAAGTCGTGTTGGGCAACTGGCAGAAGCTCACAACTTTATAAATGAAATGCCTATCGCACCAGATGCTGCTGTTTGGGGAGCCTTGCTAAATGGATGCCGGATACACCGGCATGTTGAACTTGGCGAGCTTGCGGCAAAATATGTTCTTGAATTGGAGCCTAATGATGCTGGATATCATGTTCTTTTGTGTGATCTATATGCCGATGCTGGTAGATGGGATAAATTGGCCAGGGTGAGGAAAACCATGCGGGATAAAGGATTGGATCATGATTCTGGATGTAGCTGGGTTGAGGTTAAAGGAGTGGTCCATGCATTTTTAACGGATGATGAATCACATCCACAGATCAGAGAAATAAATACTGTTCTTGAAGGAATATATGAGCGGATGAAAGCATCTGGTTGTGCTCCTGTTGAATCTCATTCTCCAGAAGATAAAGAAGTATCCAAGGATGACATTTTTTGTGGTCACAGCGAAAGACTTGCTGTAGCTTTTGGTTTGATCAATACCGCACCTGGCACCCTAGTTTCTGTCACCAAAAACCAGTACACATGCCAGAGTTGTCACAGGATATTGAAGATGATTTCTAACATCGTACGAAGAGATATAATTGTTAGGGACAGTAATCAACTCCACCATTTTAAGGATGGAAGTTGTACATGTGGAGATGAAGGTTATGTGTGA
- the LOC112884032 gene encoding uncharacterized protein LOC112884032 produces the protein MASSAAATAKPIALPPAPNHRRRGGCCWKTRPVPLAAARLMVSASAASSDVPDFLSSNWLETRKRKPFGPRLNFSAEEAVEYQLESLKYNDQPRQDYGIEVMYRFAGFDPFERSTYFGRQFDLGQFERFRRLFHHSAYRVLLGHKERKILSRLWVEENQFKQRVWVQGARPEEEGIFQFTMVQRVGGSWDGYWLTESLINDGDAFSGGIAY, from the exons ATGGCGTCGTCCGCTGCTGCGACCGCGAAGCCGATCGCTCTCCCGCCGGCGCcaaaccaccgccgccgcggcggctgtTGCTGGAAGACCAGGCCAGTTCCCCTCGCCGCGGCGCGGCTCATggtctccgcctccgccgcctcgtcGGACGTGCCGGACTTCCTCTCGTCCAATTG GCTTGAGACACGCAAGAGAAAGCCCTTTGGTCCCAGGTTGAAT TTTAGTGCAGAAGAAGCAGTGGAATACCAACTTGAGTCCTTGAAATACAATGATCAGCCCCGCCAGGATTATGGGATAGAGGTCATGTACCGG TTTGCAGGCTTCGACCCCTTCGAAAGGTCAACTTACTTCGGACGACAGTTTGATCTAGGACAG TTTGAACGCTTCCGACGCTTGTTTCACCATTCAGCTTACAGAGTGTTGCTAGGCCACAAAGAAAGAAAGATATTAAGCAGATTATGGGTTGAAGAG AACCAATTTAAACAAAGAGTTTGGGTACAAGGAGCCCGTCCGGAGGAAGAAGGAATATTTCAGTTTACAATGGTTCAG AGAGTCGGAGGCTCGTGGGATGGTTACTGGCTAACTGAGAGCTTAATCAACGATGGGGACGCATTCTCTGGTGGTATTGCTTACTGA
- the LOC112884031 gene encoding 3-ketoacyl-CoA synthase 11-like yields the protein MAEARTEQAPPLQRQTTTTTTAAAASGMPDFKQSVKLKYVKLGYHHLITHGAYLLLVPLPGLVAAHLSTFTPRDLADLWQSLQYNLVSVVVCSTLLVIAATAYVLTRPQPVYLVDFACYKPEEERKCSRARFMNCTESLGSFTPANIEFQRKIIERSGLGDDTYLPEAVLNIPPNPSMANARKEAEMVMFGALDELFAKTGVRPKDIGILVVNCSLFNPTPSLSAMVINHYKLRGNIVSYNLGGMGCSAGLISIDLAKDLLQSHPNTYAVVISMESITLNWYFGNNRSMLVSNCLFRMGGAAILLSNRGSERRRSKYQLVHTVRTHKGADDRCFGCVTQREDEDGKVGVSLSKDLMAVAGDALKTNITTLGPLVLPMSEQLLFFATLVARRVLKRKVKPYIPDFKLAFEHFCIHAGGRAVLDELEKNLKLSDWHMEPSRMTLHRFGNTSSSSLWYELAYTEAKGRIKKGDRTWQIAFGSGFKCNSAVWKALRSVNPAKEKGLRNPWMEEIDRYPVPVPKVSAI from the coding sequence ATGGCCGAGGCGAGAACTGAGCAAGCGCCGCCGCTGCAGAGGCAGACGACCACGACCacgacggctgcggcggcgagcggcatgCCGGACTTCAAGCAGTCGGTGAAGCTCAAGTACGTGAAGCTGGGGTACCACCACCTCATCACCCACGGCGCGTACCTGCTGCTGGTGCCGCTGccggggctggtggcggcgcaCCTCTCGACCTTCACGCCGCGGGACCTGGCGGACCTGTGGCAGAGCCTGCAGTACAACCTGGTGTCCGTGGTCGTCTGCTCCACGCTGCTCGTCATCGCCGCCACGGCGTACGTGCTGACGCGGCCGCAGCCCGTGTACCTGGTGGACTTCGCGTGCTACAAGCCCGAAGAGGAGCGCAAGTGCAGCCGCGCGCGGTTCATGAACTGCACCGAGTCCCTGGGCTCCTTCACGCCGGCGAACATCGAGTTCCAGCGCAAGATCATCGAGCGCTCGGGGCTGGGCGACGACACGTACCTCCCGGAGGCCGTGCTCAACATCCCGCCCAACCCGTCCATGGCCAACGCGCGCAAGGAGGCGGAGATGGTCATGTTCGGCGCGCTGGACGAGCTGTTCGCCAAGACGGGCGTCCGGCCCAAGGACATCGGCATCCTGGTCGTCAACTGCAGCCTCTTCAACCCGACGCCGTCGCTGTCCGCTATGGTTATCAACCACTACAAGCTCCGGGGCAACATCGTGAGCTACAACCTCGGCGGCATGGGCTGCAGCGCGGGGCTCATCTCCATCGACCTCGCCAAGGACCTGCTGCAGTCGCACCCCAACACCTACGCCGTGGTCATCAGCATGGAGAGCATCACCCTCAACTGGTACTTCGGCAACAACCGCTCCATGCTCGTGTCCAACTGCCTCTTCCGCATGGGCGGCGCGGCGATCCTGCTCTCCAACcgcggctcggagcggcggcgctccaAATACCAGCTGGTGCACACGGTGCGCACCCACAAGGGCGCCGACGACCGGTGCTTCGGCTGCGTGACGCAGCGCGAGGACGAGGACGGCAAGGTGGGCGTGTCGCTGTCCAAGGACCTGATGGCCGTCGCCGGGGACGCGctcaagaccaacatcacgaCGCTGGGCCCGCTGGTGCTGCCCATGTCGGAGCAGCTGCTCTTCTTCGCCACGCTCGTCGCGCGCAGGGTCCTCAAGCGCAAGGTCAAGCCGTACATCCCGGACTTCAAGCTGGCGTTCGAGCACTTCTGCATCCATgccggcgggcgggcggtgCTGGACGAGCTGGAGAAGAACCTGAAGCTGTCGGACTGGCACATGGAGCCCTCCAGGATGACGCTGCACCGGTTCGGCAACACGTCCAGCAGCTCGCTCTGGTACGAGCTCGCCTACACCGAGGCCAAGGGCCGGATCAAGAAGGGCGACCGCACCTGGCAGATCGCCTTCGGGTCCGGGTTCAAGTGCAACAGCGCCGTGTGGAAGGCGCTCCGGTCGGTGAACCCGGCCAAGGAGAAGGGCCTCAGGAACCCCTGGATGGAGGAGATCGACAGGTACCCCGTGCCCGTCCCAAAGGTCTCAGCCATTTGA